A DNA window from Mycosarcoma maydis chromosome 12, whole genome shotgun sequence contains the following coding sequences:
- a CDS encoding putative DNA-directed RNA polymerase II core subunit RPB2, with protein sequence MADSVAYDKYMKDTFDEGAIDVDDLDVASYNNTYNASKGVDYDDDDNFSEEITQEDCWDVIRAFFEEKGLVRHQLDSFNEFMSNTIQELVEEVRSLTLEQSDQHSGHAEDKTRRYEIEFGQIYLNKPTMTESDGSSAQLFPQEARFRNLTYSASLFVDVTQKVLVQSEDEVDLNGDPAWVPEYGKTDVEEQQIFIGKVPIMLKSDFCWLKGLDDEMSYSLNECPYDAGGYFVINGSEKVLIAQERMAANHVYVFSKAPPAPVTFLAEIRSAVEKGGKTISTMQVKLFSRNKEKTANNTIRATLPYIRNDIPIVIVFRALGIVPDREVLQHICYDFNDTPMLEMLKPCIEEAFVIQDRDVALDFIGRRGTTTGLSRAKRTVYAQEILQKEMLPHISTSEGSNTKKAYFFGYMIHRLLLAALDRREIDDRDHFGKKRIDLGGPLMANLFRMLFRKVTRDVYRHLQKCVEEHREFHIQAAVKSSTITNGLRYSLATGNWGDQKKAMQAKAGVSQVLNRFAFASTLSHLRRTNTPIGRDGKIAKPRQLHNTHWGMVCPAETPEGQACGLVKNLSLMATVTVGTPSAPIVEFLEEFGLDSLVDMQLAHAKATKIFVNGVWMGTHDDPGQLVDTLRDLRRKDDISHEVSVVRDIRERELRIYTDASRVLRPVFIVNPHDMSLLIKKRHVEMIGQPIPETGEEFRWTHLVQEGVIEYLDAEEEESVLICMSTTDLEQSREYKARNGQINLNSADPSARLKSVHTIAPDTWTHCEIHPAMVLGICASIVPFPDHNQSPRNVYQSAMGKQAIGIPISNIQSRADSMAHVLLYPQKPLGTTRSMEHLRFRELPAGQNAIVAIMCYSGYNQEDSVIMNQSSIDRGLFRSMYYRGYMAEEKKVGVMQLEEFEKPHRDTTIRMKHGTYDKIDADGLCAPGTRVSGDDVIIGKTAPLPPDSEELGMRSKLHTKKDASVSLKSTENGIIDQVLVTTNSHGNKFVKVRVRSTRVPQTGDKFASRHGQKGTIGITYRQEDMPFSAEGVTPDIIINPHAIPSRMTIGHLVECLLSKVAALSGQEGDATPFTELTVEAVSSILRGLGYQSRGLEVMYHGHTGRKLQAQVYLGPTYYQRLKHMVDDKIHSRARGPVQILTRQPVEGRSRGGGLRFGEMERDCMIAHGIAGFLKERMFDVSDPYRIHVCDLCGLTALANLKKGTYECRSCRNRTAISQIHIPYAAKLLMQELMSVNVALRLY encoded by the exons ATGGCCGACTCTGTAGCCTACGACAAGTACATGAAGGACACCTTTGACGAAGgtgccatcgacgtcgacgatctgGATGTCGCCAGTTACAATAACACTTACAATGCTAGCAAAGGGGTTGATtatgacgacgatgacaaTTTCTCAGAAGAGATCACACAAGAGGATTGCTGGGATGTCATCCGTGCCTTCTTCGAGGAAAAGGGTCTCGTTCGCCACCAGCTCGACAGTTTCAACGAGTTCATGTCCAACACTATTCAGGAACTCGTAGAAGAGGTGCGCAGCCTCACTCTCGAGCAGAGCGACCAGCATTCCGGTCACGCAGAGGACAAGACTCGTCGATACGAAATCGAGTTTGGACAGATCTATCTCAACAAGCCTACGATGACCGAGTCGGACGGCAGCTCTGCTCAGCTCTTCCCGCAAGAGGCGCGTTTCCGTAACCTCACCTACTCGGCTTCGCTCTTTGTCGATGTGACGCAAAAGGTACTTGTGCAGAGCGAAGATGAGGTCGATCTGAACGGCGACCCGGCATGGGTGCCCGAGTATGGCAAGACCGACGTCGAAGAACAGCAGATCTTTATCGGCAAGGTGCCCATCATGCTCAAGTCGGACTTCTGTTGGCTCAAGggtctcgacgacgaaatGTCGTACTCACTCAACGAATGTCCGTACGATGCAGGAGGATACTTTGTCATCAATGGATCTGAAAAGGTGCTCATCGCTCAGGAGCGTATGGCTGCCAACCACGTCTACGTCTTCTCCAAAGCACCGCCCGCCCCCGTCACCTTCCTCGCCGAGATCCGCAGTGCTGTCGAAAAGGGTGGCAAGAccatctcgacgatgcaggTCAAGCTGTTTTCGCGCAACAAGGAAAAGACGGCCAACAACACCATCCGCGCCACGCTTCCCTACATCCGCAACGACATTCCCATAGTCATCGTATTCCGtgcgctcggcatcgtgcCCGATCGTGAGGTGCTACAGCACATCTGCTACGACTTTAATGACACACCcatgctcgagatgctcaaaCCATGCATCGAAGAGGCGTTCGTCATTCAGGACCGTGACGTCGCGCTCGACTTTATCGGACGCCGTGGTACCACCACGGGACTTTCGCGTGCCAAGCGTACCGTCTACGCGCAAGAGATCCTACAAAAGGAGATGCTTCCGCACATCTCGACCTCGGAAGGCTCCAACACGAAAAAGGCCTACTTCTTTGGCTACATGATCCatcgtctgctgctggctgcgctcgacCGTCGCGAGATTGATGACCGTGACCACTTTGGTAAGAAGCGTATCGATCTCGGTGGCCCCCTTATGGCGAATCTGTTCCGTATGCTGTTCCGCAAAGTCACGCGAGATGTGTACCGCCACTTGCAAAAGTGTGTCGAGGAGCACCGCGAGTTTCACATCCAGGCTGCCGTCAAGTCAAGCACGATTACCAACGGTCTTCGATATTCGCTTGCTACCGGTAATTGGGGTGACCAAAAGAAGGCGATGCAAGCCAAGGCGGGTGTATCGCAGGTGCTCAACCGTTTCGCTTTCGCCTCGACCCTCTCGCATCTTCGCCGTACCAACACGCCAATTGGCCGTGACGGCAAGATTGCCAAGCCTCGTCAACTGCACAACACGCATTGGGGTATGGTGTGCCCTGCCGAGACGCCCGAAGGACAGGCGTGTGGACTGGTCAAGAACCTCAGTCTGATGGCTACTGTCACGGTTGGCACACCGTCGGCGCCCATTGTCGAGTTTTTGGAAGAGTTTGGTCTCGACAGTCTGGTGGATATGCAGCTGGCGCATGCCAAGGCCACCAAGATCTTTGTAAATGGTGTTTGGATGGGCACTCACGACGACCCTGGTCAGTTGGTGGACACGCTGCGCGATCTACGTCGAAAGGACGATATCTCGCACGAGGTGTCAGTGGTTCGAGACAttcgagagcgagagcttCGCATTTACACGGATGCCTCTCGTGTGTTGCGCCCCGTGTTCATCGTCAATCCGCACGACATGAGCCTGCTGATCAAGAAGCGACACGTCGAGATGATTGGTCAGCCGATTCCGGAAACGGGCGAAGAATTCCGATGGACGCATCTGGTACAGGAAGGTGTGATTGAGTACCTCGAtgccgaagaagaggagtCGGTTCTCATCTGCATGTCGACCACTGATTTGGAACAGTCGCGCGAGTACAAGGCTCGCAACGGACAGATCAATCTCAACTCGGCTGATCCGTCGGCTCGGCTCAAGTCGGTACACACGATTGCACCCGATACGTGGACGCATTGCGAGATCCATCCGGCGATGGTGCTGGGAATCTGTGCCAGCATTGTTCCTTTCCCAGATCACAACCAGTCTCCACGAAACGTCTATCAGAGTGCGATGGGCAAACAAGC TATCGGGATCCCCATCTCGAACATTCAATCTCGTGCAGATTCGATGGCTCACGTGTTGCTGTATCCGCAAAAGCCACTGGGTACCACACGATCGATGGAGCACCTGCGCTTCCGAGAGCTTCCGGCGGGGCAGAACGCGATTGTGGCGATCATGTGTTACTCGGGCTACAATCAGGAAGACTCGGTGATCATGAACCAGTCGTCGATCGACCGAGGACTATTCCGATCCATGTACTACCGTGGATACATGGcggaggagaagaaggtgGGCGTTATGCAGCTGGAAGAGTTTGAAAAGCCGCATCGCGATACAACGATCCGCATGAAGCACGGCACGTACGACAAGATTGACGCCGACGGTCTGTGTGCACCGGGCACGCGTGTGTCGGGCGACGATGTGATCATCGGAAAGACGgcgccgctgccaccgGATTCGGAGGAGCTGGGCATGCGTTCTAAGTTGCACACCAAGAAGGACGCCAGCGTTTCACTCAAGTCGACCGAGAACGGCATCATCGATCAGGTGCTGGTGACGACCAACTCGCACGGCAACAAGTTTGTCAAGGTGCGCGTACGCAGCACACGTGTGCCGCAGACAGGTGACAAGTTTGCCTCTCGTCACGGACAGAAGGGTACGATTGGCATCACGTACAGACAGGAGGATATGCCGTTCTCGGCGGAAGGAGTGACGCCAGATATCATTATCAATCCACACGCGATTCCATCGCGAATGACGATCGGACACTTGGTCGAGTGCCTGTTGTCCAAGGTGGCCGCGTTGTCGGGTCAGGAGGGAGATGCTACGCCGTTCACCGAGTTGACGGTGGAGGCGGTATCATCGATCCTGCGTGGCTTGGGGTATCAATCGCGTGGCCTGGAAGTCATGTACCATGGCCATACGGGACGCAAGCTGCAAGCGCAGGTGTACTTGGGACCTACGTACTACCAGCGACTGAAGCACATGGTGGATGACAAGATTCACtcgcgagcgcgaggaCCGGTGCAGATTCTGACGCGACAGCCCGTGGAGGGTCGATCGCGCGGAGGCGGACTGCGATTCGGAGAGATGGAACGTGATTGCATGATTGCGCATGGGATCGCAGGATTCCTCAAGGAGCGCATGTTTGACGTGTCTGATCCTTACCGCATCCATGTGTGCGATCTTTGTGGGCTCACAGCGCTAGCGAACCTCAAGAAGGGCACCTACGAGTGTCGATCCTGCCGAAACCGCACGGCGATCTCGCAGATCCACATCCCTTATGCAGCCAAGTTGCTTATGCAAGAGCTCATGAGCGTCAATGTGGCACTGCGTCTGTATTGA
- a CDS encoding U2-type spliceosomal complex subunit CWC25 (related to cell cycle control protein cwf25): MGGGDLNTKKSWHPLLQVNQERVWKREKEALEERKKLEELRREREQEREMQQLQRLQEEAGGKKRIDRVDWMYATPATTGSGSAAEMEDYLLGKKRVDKLLQGEENKEMSKTTQKSLVSLQNANSARDLAAKIREDPMLAIKQQEQAAYEALLRDPTRLRQLKMQAGIDTDTQSKDERRRSKEEKRRRHDRDEHRRRGSRHGESRSESRSHSRRDDRDRKSSWNEGSSSRRHDGDEERRSLKRHRDDQDRDRHRYERRLHDADDSRPASRSNRDRRDKDAVDESSSRQSTSYSRSRSRSPPARDYRNDKRLSSSSAFTRPSNGGSARNREEDEERKQQARQLKLQEMEQNARSMEQQRSSYVSKINAEEAEQERREAELRQKLIDARSKGHGDGKGNFIMDQQRKTFHDSVDLAERMRRDRARLQRVD; this comes from the coding sequence ATGGGTGGAGGCGACCTCAACACCAAAAAGTCGTGGCATCCTCTCCTGCAGGTCAATCAGGAGAGGGTATGGAAACGCGAAAAGGAAGCTCTCGaggagcgcaagaagctcgaggaaCTTCGACGCGAACGCGAACAGGAGCGGGAAATGCAACAACTGCAGCGGCTACAGGAAGAAGCTGGCGGCAAGAAGCGAATTGATCGGGTGGATTGGATGTACGCTACACCGGCTACCACAGGTTCCGGCTCGGCGGCGGAAATGGAGGACTATCTGCTGGGGAAAAAGCGGGTCGACAAGCTGCTACAAGGGGAAGAGAACAAGGAGATGTCAAAAACCACGCAGAAGAGCCTTGTTTCGCTCCAGAATGCAAACTCGGCTCGAGACCTTGCTGCCAAGATTCGAGAGGATCCCATGCTGgccatcaagcagcaggagcaagCGGCCTACGAGGCACTCCTCCGAGATCCCACTAGATTGCGCCAGCTCAAGATGCAGGCTGGTATCGATACCGACACGCAAAGCAAAGACGAGAGGCGGCGGAGCAAGGAAGAGAAGCGTCGCAGgcacgatcgagatgaacaCCGTCGGCGCGGTTCGCGTCACGGCGAATCGCGCAGCGAAAGTCGCTCCCATTCTCGTCGAGACGACAGAGATCGAAAATCGAGCTGGAACGAAGGAAGTTCTTCGCGTCGTCAtgatggtgacgaggaGCGTCGATCTTTGAAGCGGCATCGCGATGACCAAGACCGCGATCGTCATCGCTACGAACGCCGGTTGCATGATGCAGACGACTCTCGCCCAGCCTCTCGCAGTAATCGCGATCGACGCGACAAAGACGCAGTAGATGAGTCAAGCTCTCGTCAATCGACATCGTACAGCCGCTCTCGTAGTCGTTCTCCGCCAGCGCGCGACTACCGTAATGACAAACGTCTatcctcctcgtccgccTTCACTCGGCCATCAAATGGTGGTTCAGCACGCAaccgagaagaagacgaggaaCGCAAGCAACAGGCTCGGCAGCTCAAGTTGCAAGAGATGGAGCAAAATGCACGATCGatggagcagcagaggaGCTCGTACGTATCCAAGATTAATGCGGAAGAGGCCGAGCAGGAACGCAGGGAGGCTGAGTTGCGCCAAAAGCTCATCGATGCACGCTCCAAGGGTCACGGCGACGGCAAGGGCAACTTTATCATGGATCAGCAGCGAAAGACATTCCATGACAGTGTCGACCTTGCAGAGCGTATGAGAAGGGACAGAGCGAGGCTGCAGCGCGTAGATTGA
- a CDS encoding uncharacterized protein (related to 3-phytase A precursor), whose protein sequence is MKIVPDALALQALVASAVSAAVLLPRDSTPTNTSSEVTAISPENPFPTNVGYAGKTKYGTPPLLAVTDRIPGQLNDASIETRWKPLDAANNDTYNIFEHLGNQSPYFSSPLFAEFQKEHARLSQNCTVKQVHILHRHGARYPTSSTTEGAPYFGAVMANVSKLNHPESNFSASGPLSFLNSWTYELGAEVLNPVGTQQLFDSGVHHYYQYGRLYNASSELKPVIRTTSQQRILDSARYWTLGFFGWDAPTKINLEVILEGGDALGEPDAFNNTLASYDTCNNSNTITVGDTYLRPVWDAIYLTPPRQRLQQYVSGLELTNEMVYGMQSLCAYETVALGYSHFCPLFTKDEWDGFEYDLDLQFSGDYGIMSPSGKAQGIGWVSEFLDRLTNTTWNPATITTENSTLDSNPTYFPLNQTIYVDFSHDDILLSVLTALNYTQVIGEYLDPANPDPNRTFVLSHITPFAARLVFEIIECDHKPGRFVRTKLNEAVIPYSTAQGCPHAASLCPLDEFVNFQRTHAYKHANFNKACFGTNGTDFVVTGPVRNGTVY, encoded by the coding sequence ATGAAGATCGTCCCAGACGCTCTGGCTTTGCAGGCGTTGGTGGCCTCGGCCGTCTCGGCCGCTGTCTTGTTGCCTCGCGACTCGACGCCAACCAACACCTCGTCCGAAGTCACCGCGATCAGCCCGGAGAATCCCTTCCCCACCAACGTCGGCTACGCAGGCAAGACAAAGTACGGCACTCCTCCCTTGCTCGCCGTCACGGACCGCATCCCCGGCCAACTCAACGATGCGTCCATCGAGACTCGCTGGAAGCCGCTCGATGCGGCCAACAACGACACGTACAACATCTTTGAGCATCTCGGCAACCAATCTCCCTACTTTTCCTCGCCGCTTTTCGCCGAGTTTCAGAAGGAGCATGCTCGTCTCAGCCAGAACTGCACCGTCAAGCAGGTCCACATCCTCCATCGTCATGGTGCGCGATACCcgacctcgtccaccaccgAGGGTGCACCCTACTTTGGCGCTGTCATGGCCAACGTTTCCAAGCTCAACCATCCAGAATCCAACTTTTCGGCTTCAGGCCCGCTCTCGTTCCTGAACAGCTGGACTTATGAGCTGGGTGCCGAAGTGCTCAACCCCGTCGgcacgcagcagctcttcgacTCGGGCGTTCATCACTACTACCAGTATGGCAGGCTATACAATgcgtcgagcgagctcAAACCTGTCATcaggacgacgagccaACAGCGCATTCTCGATTCAGCACGCTACTGGACACTCGGCTTCTTCGGATGGGATGCACCTACAAAGATCAATCTCGAGGTGATCCTCGAAGGCGGCGATGCGCTTGGAGAACCGGACGCGTTCAACAACACCCTCGCCTCGTACGACACGTGCAACAACTccaacaccatcaccgTCGGCGACACCTACCTGCGACCCGTTTGGGATGCCATCTACCTCACACCTCCGCGACAACGCCTCCAGCAGTACGTGTCAGGTCTCGAATTGACAAACGAGATGGTGTATGGTATGCAGAGCTTGTGCGCGTACGAGACGGTTGCGTTGGGCTATTCGCACTTCTGCCCTCTCTTTACTAAAGACGAGTGGGATGGGTTTGAGTACGATCTCGATCTTCAATTCTCTGGTGATTACGGTATCATGAGCCCTAGCGGTAAAGCTCAGGGCATCGGATGGGTGAGCGAATTCCTCGACCGtctcaccaacaccacctGGAATCCGGctaccatcaccaccgagAACAGCACGCTCGACTCTAACCCCACCTACTTCCCTCTCAACCAGACCATCTATGTCGACTTTTCCCACGACGACATTCTCCTCTCGGTGCTTACTGCGCTCAACTACACACAAGTCATCGGCGAATATCTCGACCCCGCCAATCCGGATCCCAACCGCACGTTTGTGCTCAGCCACATCACCCCGTTCGCCGCGCGTCTCGTGTTTGAAATCATCGAATGCGACCACAAACCTGGCAGGTTCGTCAGAACAAAGCTCAACGAAGCCGTCATCCCTTACAGCACCGCCCAAGGCTGTCCTCACGCCGCATCGCTCTGTCCGCTCGACGAGTTTGTCAACTTCCAGCGTACCCATGCTTACAAGCACGCAAATTTCAACAAGGCTTGCTTCGGCACCAATGGCACCGACTTTGTCGTCACCGGTCCCGTCCGAAACGGTACTGTCTATTAG
- a CDS encoding ribosome biogenesis protein TSR3 (related to TSR3 - protein required for processing of the 20S pre-rRNA) has product MGKPSTLSRGGKGGRGGAGGAGGAGRGRGRGGRGGRGGGRSLVDRYTSAFETDSWRPDSAIDKPRRRGSDKENADSDDAENDESDSDQEDVGAERLPRRRGAIESSDGEQDDTSEGEDSEDNSVDGGSDVESIDVPVAMWDFNHCDPKRCSGKKLSRLGLIQELRVGQKFRGIVLTPNATQTLSPADAHIIADNGVAVVECSWARLDEVPFGKLKSPNERLLPHMIATNPVNYGKPMKLNCVEALAAAFYVCSMPAQGRLLLSKFGWGEHFPKINARWIRAYRECKDAREVNELSRKMIEEDRLEKEELKKRFDEAGGIQGTLDRIADEAAADDDHYLDSQDEREAEERALEQDFSKIVRVTDPSAAG; this is encoded by the coding sequence ATGGGAAAGCcatcgacattgtcaagaGGTGGCAAGGGCGGGCGCGGAGGAGCTGGAGGAGCTGGAGGAGCTGGTAGAGGCCGAGGGCgtggtggtcgaggtggtcgaggtggagggCGTAGCTTGGTAGATCGGTACACATCCGCATTCGAAACCGACAGCTGGAGGCCGGACAGCGCAATTGACAAGCCCAGACGAAGAGGGAGTGACAAAGAAAACGCCGACAGCGATGACGCTGAAAACGATGAAAGCGACAGCGATCAAGAGGATGTGGGGGCCGAGCGATTACCGAGGCGACGAGGTGCGATCGAGTCTAGCGACGGAGAGCAGGATGACACGAGCGAAGGAGAGGACAGCGAGGACAACTCGGTGGATGGTGGCAGCGATGTGGAATCGATCGACGTGCCCGTGGCGATGTGGGACTTCAACCACTGCGACCCAAAACGCTGCTCAGGCAAGAAGCTTTCACGATTAGGCCTCATCCAGGAGTTGCGTGTCGGACAAAAGTTTCGCGGCATCGTGCTCACGCCGAACGCCACACAGACGCTGTCACCCGCCGATGCCCATATTATTGCGGACAACGGAGTGGCGGTAGTGGAATGCAGCTGGGCGCGGTTGGACGAGGTGCCGTttggcaagctcaagagTCCAAACGAACGACTGCTTCCTCATATGATCGCCACGAACCCGGTCAACTATGGAAAGCCGATGAAGCTCAACTGCGTCGAAGCACTCGCAGCCGCTTTCTACGTGTGCTCGATGCCAGCGCAGGGAAGGCTACTGTTGTCTAAATTTGGGTGGGGCGAGCACTTTCCCAAGATCAATGCGAGGTGGATCCGAGCGTATCGCGAGTGCAAGGACGCGCGAGAGGTGAACGAGCTGAGCCGCAAGATGATAGAAGAAGATCGATTGGAAAAGGAGGAGCTCAAGAAACGATTCGACGAGGCAGGCGGTATTCAGGGCACACTCGATCGAAtcgccgacgaggcggctgctgacgacgaccacTACCTTGACAGCCAAGATGAGCGCGAGGCCGAGGAGCGAGCGCTGGAGCAAGACTTTTCCAAGATCGTGCGTGTTACCGATCCGTCTGCCGCCGGCTAA